Within the Hevea brasiliensis isolate MT/VB/25A 57/8 chromosome 2, ASM3005281v1, whole genome shotgun sequence genome, the region TTTAAAAACCTATAAGCCATTATTTTTTTGATGTTTCAATTATTGGAGGACTCCATTGACCCTAAGCAATGCAAAATAATCAAATTTGAGGATAGCCCATGCCAAGCTGATGATTCTAGTTGTGGCGTTTTCCTTTGCAAGTTCTTTGAGTTTTGTGCAAGGGAAATAATAAAAAAGAACAGAAAACAAAAATCAATCATCGAAGAGAGAACTAGTTCTCAAATATTATTGATCTCATAAAATTATCATAACAAAACTTGTGTAATAATAATGGAAATCCTAGATCTTATTTATAGAATTAGGAATCTCAATCAAATTAGGAttttaaaaccctaattcaaacctaattaggaatactaaattaaacaaaaataaactagaaaataataaaatttctaaataataaacttaataagataaaaattcctaaataataaaattcttaaatttcgtAATTTTACAATGAGAATAATTTCTAAATTCTATCTTCCCATAATGCATCACTTAGCGTCTAACAAAACTGAATAGCGAAAAAGGATCCATATAGCCGACTGTAATTAGCTTAGAATTAAGGCTTAGTTGTTGTTGTAATTGTTTcccttatttttcatggaaaatgaaaacttgagttcttagaaaaagaaaaatgcaaaCATATAACTTTTTCCACAAGTAAAAACAGGCCCTTAGCTTCTATCCTAATACATGGAAAACTACAAGAACTGCAAATGTTTACAATCACAACATGGTTACCAAAGATCTATCAAGTTGCTACCTGTctgaattatgattatttgacTCGAGTCAAAACAGATCTaaataatttggccttaactcttcATAAATACACTCCATGTCACTAATGCTCTTATCAACCATGCAAAATTAGATTTTTCAAGAACCTGTAGAACAAAAAGATCCAACACCAAAACCTTGCCATAAATACAACAGTTAACAGTTACTGATGGAAGCTACTAACTTAATTGGTGAAGTCTCCAGGCATTATAACAAGAAACCTGAGATGAAATTCAGCTCACACTAGGGATTGTGGGGTAGGTGAAACACACACGTACAAAGCAGATATATAAAGGGTAAAAGAGAGAGGTCAACTCTTCTATATCCAATTGACCCAACAACAAGCTGAAACAAAAGAGCAGGGTCATACAATCCACACTCAAATCATTCCATTTCAAGTAACAAGCACAAGGGTAAAAAACTATATTTTAAAaagttcagtccaaattatgtttGCTGAAACCACAGAACAGACTTGGGGTATCCCAAATCCATCTCAATCTGCCAGGCATTACTTTAACAATTTTACTGAATAGAACGACCCacttgtctaactatttttcgtCTTTAGAAGGCTATTTAAGCTTGAAAGTGACCCAACTACAAGGCTGGCAATGAAAGTACAAAAGAGATAAAGGAAGCATGAAGCAAGATTTTAACTGGGAAATATAAAATATTCACAGTTTCTTTATGTGACTCAGAAATAACATATTGTGTAGGACACCTAAGCTAGTAATCAAAAGATTTATAATCTTATTTCTTTTGAAAGCTGAAAATGCTTAAAGCAGCATCAATCTCCAGTAGGTAATAAAATTCATTCAGCAACTTAAGAAGGTGCAGACCTCCATGAGTAAATCTAATCCCAACCTTGAAAATAAAATTCAGGAAGTCCAAAAATGGCAGAATCCATTAGTTTAGAGTTAAGAAAGAAAGAACAGCAAAGATACAATGCATCAGAGTATTTGACAGAAAAATGAATTTTCTAAGAAGGCAAACCTTGCTATTGGCCACAGCCATCCATTTTCTATAGTTTCAAATCCATTAGTTTTAAACTATAAAAAGGTCACCACAAACGGCACCCTAGGTTTGGAAATAAACTTGACCAAAAACATGgcagaaaaaaaaattctctGTCAGTAAGCTAACTGTAACTAACCTCTATCCATATGAAGCACATCAGGGTCATGAATAAAATGAACTTATGCGCATGTTCATTTATGTACATGTGAAAGAAAAACATAAAACAACTTGTACCACATATGAGCTCTTCTGTAAGATCCCACTTGCAGTTGGTGGAGGAAGTTGGCCCAGAAGAGGTGCTGCAGGCTTTGTAGATACTGCAGGCAACACAGATTTAGTCATGAAAGGTGTGGAACTACTCACAGGCCTTGAAGCATCAAGAACATCCTTGTTCATGTATGAAACTGTTCTTCCATCATCAAATGTCCTGCTTAATGGTCTTCTTTGTAATTCTTCCACATTTCTGGGTGGGGATAAACCCCTAGAACTACCTATAATTCTATCTGGTGATCTCCTTCTTATATGATCCAAGGtccaaggagaacaagaattccTTGATGAATCAATCTGTGGCAAATTATCTGCACTTCTTGCAGGAGGAATTCGACCTAAGATACTAGTGTTCTTTGGATCAGGCATGCGCTGCATTGCATCAACAGTATTAAGGGGGGGACCTGAAGGCTGCACTGTCCTAGACAGCTTTTCACGGAGGTCCATGGTTTTTCCGTAATAATCACTCTGGGGTCTTCTAGAGACATTTTTTTGCATGAGTTTGAATCGAAGGTCATCCTTACCAATGCGAACATCTTAGATTATTCAGAAACACAGGTCAGTTCTCCAAAAATGGGTTGAAAAtctgagaaaataattaacatttcAATGCAGGACAGCAAGTGTATTACCTTCCACACCATTAGCACTCAAACTTGTCAAATAACTGTCTCCTCTTTGTCTGCACGAAGATAAAGTATATCCATAACATTCTCCATAAGTATTTACCAAAGCATGCACTTGAAACGCATATGCTAAGGACACAAAACCATGCCATGAAACATATACACTAGTAACATCTACATAgcatagcaatttcaatttacacCCAAATGAAATTGACTAACACAATCTAAACACTCTGTAATCACCAAAAGTTTCGACAATAGATaataaataagaaattatgaTGAAATAAAAGAACATTCACAAATGAGAGAACCCACCACAGATTGTGCAATATTTTAACAAATTCTTCAAACCACAaggaaatattaaaaataaagggCATTATtcaactcatttcaaattcaaaaTTACAAAAGTGAAAcattaaaatgaaagaaaaacacaCCTTTTGTTGTTAGCTAGACTTCCATATGATGGGAAACTTTCGAAACTACTTCCTAACCTATCTCTAACAGACCGCTTATTTCCAGCACCTCGCAGAGGATCATCATAGTCAACCTCCGATACAGCTGCAGCTCTCTTTACCACCTGTGACGTTACACAGACAAGTCAATGCAATTATAGAATAGAAAGCTGAATGTGCTTGGTTTACCTGGCAATAATGAAGAATATAAACcccatattttataaaataagcaattttcattaataaaagaAAAGGGCATCGAATCAATTCTAAACAATTACATGAACCTCAGCTCAAGTAGATATTTGTATCTGCTTAGATCCCAAAATACAACAGAAA harbors:
- the LOC110645192 gene encoding uncharacterized protein LOC110645192 isoform X1; amino-acid sequence: MAEASKGRVTITLGRTGQVVKRAAAVSEVDYDDPLRGAGNKRSVRDRLGSSFESFPSYGSLANNKRQRGDSYLTSLSANGVEDVRIGKDDLRFKLMQKNVSRRPQSDYYGKTMDLREKLSRTVQPSGPPLNTVDAMQRMPDPKNTSILGRIPPARSADNLPQIDSSRNSCSPWTLDHIRRRSPDRIIGSSRGLSPPRNVEELQRRPLSRTFDDGRTVSYMNKDVLDASRPVSSSTPFMTKSVLPAVSTKPAAPLLGQLPPPTASGILQKSSYVGEEQQTVEGLLHSLGLGKYAILFKAEEVDMTALKQMGESDLKELGIPMGPRKKILLALLPLSKRQPR
- the LOC110645192 gene encoding uncharacterized protein LOC110645192 isoform X2, with product MAEASKGRVTITLGRTGQVVKRAAAVSEVDYDDPLRGAGNKRSVRDRLGSSFESFPSYGSLANNKRQRGDSYLTSLSANGVEVSTKPAAPLLGQLPPPTASGILQKSSYVGEEQQTVEGLLHSLGLGKYAILFKAEEVDMTALKQMGESDLKELGIPMGPRKKILLALLPLSKRQPR